A single window of Dendropsophus ebraccatus isolate aDenEbr1 chromosome 5, aDenEbr1.pat, whole genome shotgun sequence DNA harbors:
- the LOC138793598 gene encoding chymotrypsin-like elastase family member 1 — protein MLKLLVIAALVLCGHCSVQYIEDVVENSRVVGGSNASPNAWPWQISLQYQSGSSWYHTCGGSLIRVNRVLTAAHCVDRVVNFRVALGDHNLSANEGTEQIIAVSKIVKHANWNPNSVASGFDVAVLHLASSASLNSVVKLAVLPADGAVLANNHACIITGWGRTSTGGSLPSILQQAPLPVVDHSTCSTSSYWGSTVKNTMVCAGGNGQQAGCNGDSGGPLNCPVNGVYQVHGIASFVSGLGCNAYLKPTVFTRVSAYISWINSNI, from the exons ATGTTGAAGCTTCTTGTGATTGCTGCCCTGGTCCTGTGCG GACACTGCTCTGTGCAGTACATAGAAGATGTAGTCGAGAACTCAAGAGTGGTTGGAGGCTCAAACGCTTCACCCAATGCCTGGCCATGGCAG ATCTCCCTCCAGTATCAGTCTGGCAGCAGCTGGTACCACACCTGTGGAGGCTCCCTGATCCGTGTTAACCGTGTACTGACCGCTGCTCACTGCGTTGACAG GGTTGTCAACTTCCGTGTGGCACTTGGAGACCATAACCTCAGTGCAAATGAAGGTACTgagcagatcattgctgtttcCAAAATTGTCAAGCATGCAAACTGGAACCCAAATAGTGTCGCTTCTGG TTTTGATGTTGCCGTCCTCCACCTGGCTTCAAGTGCCAGCCTGAACAGCGTTGTAAAACTGGCTGTACTTCCAGCTGATGGTGCTGTCCTTGCCAATAACCATGCTTGTATTATTACCGGATGGGGAAGAACTTCCA CTGGTGGCTCTCTGCCATCAATTCTCCAGCAGGCCCCCCTGCCCGTTGTTGACCACTCTACCTGCTCTACCAGCTCCTATTGGGGAAGTACTGTTAAGAACACCATGGTGTGTGCCGGAGGTAACGGACAACAGGCCGGATGCAAT GGAGATTCTGGTGGACCTCTCAACTGTCCAGTCAATGGTGTCTACCAAGTCCACGGTATTGCTAGTTTTGTGTCCGGCCTGGGATGCAACGCTTACCTTAAGCCTACAGTGTTCACCAGGGTGTCTGCCTACATCTCCTGGATCAACAGC AACATCTAA